A genomic stretch from Lathyrus oleraceus cultivar Zhongwan6 chromosome 2, CAAS_Psat_ZW6_1.0, whole genome shotgun sequence includes:
- the LOC127118490 gene encoding UDP-glycosyltransferase 87A1, with the protein MEAAPTSFNHVVAMPYPGRGHINPMMNLCKLLVSNNNSILVTFVVTEEWLSFLSSEPKPDNINFRSISNVVPSEHIRSRDHPAFLEAIMTKMEEPFEELINLLGHPPSTIVYDTILYWVVGVGNRRNIPVASFCTLSASVFSIFLHHHLLEQNGHYPMILSENGDERVNYIPGVSSTRLADLPLQDDSNGSKRVMQVILKGFQWIHKAQYLLISSIYELESQAIDILKSKFSIPIYTFGPTIPCISPKNDLKPNLNNSYIEWLDSQPIGSVLYISQGSFLSASSEQIDEIAKALRESNVRFLWIARNEASRLKQICGNMGLVLEWCDQLRVLSHSSIGGFWSHCGWNSTKESVISGVPLLTFPIGLDQPFNSKMIVEDWKVGLRVKENVNGDVLIKKSEIVKLVCEFMDLDSEVTKGIRERSGKLIKICCDAIGDGGSADVDLKAFIGDIIINFSKSTHA; encoded by the exons ATGGAAGCAGCACCAACTTCTTTCAACCACGTTGTTGCCATGCCTTATCCTGGTAGAGGCCACATCAATCCCATGATGAACCTATGCAAGCTCCTTGTCTCCAACAACAACAGCATCCTCGTCACCTTTGTCGTCACCGAGGAATGGTTAAGCTTTCTCTCCTCTGAACCAAAACCCGACAACATAAATTTTCGTTCGATTTCCAACGTTGTTCCTTCCGAACACATTCGCAGTCGCGACCACCCTGCCTTCTTGGAAGCTATCATGACAAAGATGGAGGAACCGTTTGAGGAGCTAATCAACCTACTTGGCCATCCTCCTTCAACCATTGTATATGATACTATCTTGTATTGGGTTGTTGGTGTCGGAAACCGAAGGAATATTCCGGTAGCATCTTTTTGCACCTTGTCTGCTTctgttttttctatttttttgcACCATCATCTTTTGGAACAAAATGGTCACTACCCTATGATATTATCAG AAAATGGCGATGAACGTGTAAATTATATTCCTGGAGTTTCCTCAACGCGCCTAGCTGATTTACCTCTACAAGATGATAGTAACGGAAGCAAGCGAGTAATGCAAGTTATTttgaagggttttcaatggattCACAAAGCACAATATCTTCTAATTTCTTCAATATATGAACTTGAATCCCAAGCCATTGATATCTTGAAATCAAAATTCTCCATACCGATTTACACATTTGGCCCTACAATACCATGCATTAGCCCAAAAAACGATCTCAAACCAAACCTTAACAATAGTTACATTGAGTGGCTAGATTCACAGCCAATTGGTTCTGTTCTTTACATATCACAAGGAAGTTTTTTGTCAGCTTCAAGTGAACAAATTGATGAAATTGCAAAAGCTTTGCGCGAAAGCAATGTTCGGTTTTTGTGGATAGCACGTAATGAAGCTTCAAGGTTGAAACAAATTTGTGGAAACATGGGACTGGTTTTGGAGTGGTGTGACCAATTGAGAGTGTTGTCACATTCTTCTATTGGTGGATTTTGGTCACATTGTGGTTGGAATTCTACTAAGGAAAGTGTTATTTCTGGAGTCCCGTTGTTGACTTTTCCAATTGGGTTGGACCAACCATTTAATAGTAAGATGATAGTAGAGGATTGGAAGGTTGGGTTGAGAGTTAAAGAAAATGTAAATGGAGATGttttgataaagaaaagtgaaaTTGTAAAATTAGTGTGTGAATTTATGGATTTGGATAGTGAGGTTACAAAGGGTATTAGGGAAAGAAGTGGAAAGCTTATAAAGATATGTTGTGATGCAATTGGAGATGGTGGCTCAGCGGACGTTGATTTGAAAGCCTTCATTGGCGATATAATAATCAATTTTTCGAAGTCCACACATGCTTAA
- the LOC127122266 gene encoding uncharacterized protein LOC127122266, translating to MDRTWMYDRVYSNRHGLKEEYVRGVKDFVKRALKQPICKSEGGIRCPCINCKCLKIRTPTNVRLHLYRDGFQPDYWIWTQHGEVELNVNTRNDSNSSEHVHHDDQIEAMNQMVYDAFRPYGVFSHVNDNIEVEEYTEDEFPNEDAKRFYDKLISFNKPIYEGATQSILSISTQLLEIRSNWHVPQKGLDFVAQMLKSVCPVQKCLPENYYQATQLVSKLGLKVEKIDCCKNGCMLYYKDDSNLSECKFCNAHRFIPRKTGMGKYKDIPVKRMFYFPIIPRLQRLYASTESASEMRWHHMNKNSSNILRHPSDGKAWKHFDSVYPDFSREPRNVRLGLCSDGFTPYIQASASPYSCWPIIVTPYNLPPEMCMTKPYLFLACLIPGPKNPKLKIDVYLQPLIDDLHRLWSNGILTYDISTKQNFIMKACLMWTINDFPAYGMLSGWGTQGKLACPHCMEHTDAFTLKSGHKNSWFDCHRRFLPSNHSFRRSKRSFLKNRVVTNEPPPISTGKDIWAVISNFPKVTEIGWEAKWKEFEGYEVDHNWKKRSIFWDLPYWKDNLLRHNLDVMHIEKNIFDNIFNTVMNVKDKTKDNEKAREDLAKLCFRGDLELQPLENGKNGKPKASYTLTKSEAKLVCQCRKGYGAWDEEP from the exons ATGGATCGTACTTGGATGTACGATAGAGTATATTCCAATAGACACGGATTGAAAGAAGAGTATGTTCGCGGGGTTAAAGACTTCGTAAAGAGGGCTTTGAAACAACCTATTTGTAAATCTGAGGGAGGGATAAGGTGTCCGTGTATAAATTGCAAGTGTCTCAAGATAAGAACACCAACTAATGTTAGACTTCACTTGTATCGAGATGGATTTCAACCAGACTATTGGATTTGGACTCAACATGGAGAAGTAGAGCTCAATGTTAATACAAGGAATGATTCAAATAGTAGTGAGCATGTGCATCATGATGACCAAATTGAGGCAATGAATCAGATGGTGTATGATGCTTTTAGGCCTTATGGAGTATTCTCTCACGTGAATGATAACATAGAAGTTGAGGAATATACGGAGGATGAGTTTCCCAACGAAGATGCCAAACGATTTTATGACAAGTTGATATCTTTCAACAAGCCCATTTATGAGGGAGCTACCCAATCAATATTATCAATATCTACTCAACTTCTTGAAATTAGGTCTAATTGGCATGTACCACAAAAAGGTTTAGATTTTGTTGCACAAATGCTTAAAAGTGTATGTCCAGTTCAAAAATGCTTGCCCGAGAACTATTACCAAGCAACACAGTTGGTATCTAAGTTAGGGCTAAAGGTTGAGAAGATTGATTGTTGTAAGAATGGTTGTATGTTATATTACAAGGATGATAGCAATCTATCAGAGTGCAAATTTTGTAATGCTCATAGGTTCATTCCTCGCAAGACTGGCATGGGAAAGTACAAAGATATCCCAGTGAAGAGAATGTTCTACTTCCCAATCATTCCCAGATTACAAAGATTGTATGCATCAACTGAGTCGGCAAGTGAAATGAGATGGCATCACATGAACAAAAATAGTTCCAACATCCTTCGCCACCCGTCAGATGGAAAAGCATGGAAACATTTTGATAGTGTATATCCTGACTTTTCTAGGGAACCCAGAAATGTAAGGTTGGGTCTGTGTTCAGATGGTTTTACTCCTTACATTCAAGCGTCTGCTTCTCCATACTCATGTTGGCCAATAATAGTTACTCCGTATAATCTCCCCCCTGAAATGTGCATGACCAAACCATACTTGTTTTTGGCATGCCTCATACCCGGACCTAAAAACCCTAAATTAAAGATAGATGTCTACTTGCAACCATTGATTGATGATCTACATCGATTGTGGTCCAATGGAATATTGACCTATGATATATCTACAAAACAAAACTTCATCATGAAAGCCTGCTTGATGTGgacaattaatgattttccagccTATGGTATGTTATCTGGATGGGGAACACAAGGTAAattggcatgccctcattgtATGGAACACACTGATGCTTTCACCTTGAAAAGTGGCCATAAGAATTCCTGGTTTGACTGTCATCGTCGTTTCTTGCCATCTAATCACTCCTTCAGAAGGAGTAAAAGAAGTTTCCTAAAAAATAGGGTTGTGACCAATGAGCCACCTCCCATTTCCACAGGGAAAGATATATGGGCGGTAATAAGTAATTTTCCAAAAGTTACTGAAATTGGATGGGAGGCGAAATGGAAAGAATTCGAAGGGTATGAAGTGGATCACAATTGGAAAAAGCGAAGTATTTTTTGGGATCTCCCATATTGGAAGGATAACTTGTTAAGGCATAACCTCGATGTGATGCACATAGAAAAAAACATCTTCGATAATATATTTAATACTGTCATGAATGTTAAGGATAAAACAAAGGATAATGAAAAGGCAAGAGAAGACTTGGCTAAATTATGCTTTCGCGGGGACTTGGAGCTCCAACCCTTAGAAAACGGAAAGAATGGTAAACCAAAGGCTAGTTACACTCTAACCAAATCTGAAGCCAAGTTG GTGTGCCAATGTAGAAAAGGGTACGGTGCATGGGATGAAGAGCCATGA